The Pontibacter pudoricolor genome contains a region encoding:
- the rnk gene encoding nucleoside diphosphate kinase regulator, translating to MNPIYLTEKDQERLHSLVQLQRQNGGAASVEGLCKELKRAKVVASEEVPTDVVTMNSLVRLKDMKTGKEIEITVVYPKDADLNARKISVLAPVATAILGGKVGDEVEWPAPQGMLYYKIESILYQPEAAGDLFL from the coding sequence ATGAACCCCATTTATTTAACCGAAAAAGATCAAGAACGCCTGCATAGCCTGGTGCAGTTGCAACGCCAGAATGGTGGCGCTGCCTCTGTTGAAGGGTTGTGTAAAGAACTGAAGCGCGCAAAAGTTGTAGCCTCAGAAGAAGTGCCGACTGATGTAGTAACTATGAATTCCTTGGTGCGCCTGAAAGACATGAAAACCGGGAAAGAAATTGAGATTACGGTTGTGTATCCGAAAGATGCTGACCTTAATGCGCGTAAGATTTCTGTACTGGCTCCGGTTGCAACCGCTATCCTGGGTGGCAAAGTAGGCGACGAAGTAGAATGGCCTGCCCCACAGGGAATGCTGTATTACAAAATTGAATCTATCCTTTACCAGCCAGAAGCTGCAGGGGATCTTTTTTTATAG
- a CDS encoding FMN-binding glutamate synthase family protein, whose protein sequence is MSIKLSVRQLFAVAFAAIYTLILYLAYQNIAYIALLVLVLPLQAVYIHNIRQPRHSILRNYPIIGYLRYFFESIRPEIRQYFFESDLDGKPFSRRTRSIVYQRAKNVRQTVPFGMQANSQENGFEWIAHTMFPAHVTEEDLRVTVGGSRCTQPYSASIYNISAMSYGSLSKTAVTALSGGAKLGRFAHNTGEGGVSPFHIEGGGDLIWQIGTGYFGCRDSHGNFSEKLYEEQVAHPNIKMVEIKLSQGAKPGHGGILPAAKNTPEIAAIRKVVPHTTVASPPAHSAFQDQFTMLLFIEKLRVLSQGKPIGIKLCIGNKLEFERLCQEMMHNQIFPDFITIDGAEGGTGAAPLEFTDSLGMPLYDALSFVQEMLVKYKLRKEVRVIAAGKIITGVDIIKAISLGADICYSARGMMFALGCIQALQCDSGRCPVGIATQDENLYKGLDVADKRVRVANFHGNTIKSTIEVMEACGFGSIDSITPDKIFRRVESGRTLSFEDIYFKPTEPGSILTKEHQLILN, encoded by the coding sequence ATGTCAATCAAACTTAGCGTAAGGCAACTTTTTGCGGTTGCTTTTGCAGCCATTTATACCCTTATTTTATACCTGGCTTACCAAAATATAGCTTATATAGCTTTGTTGGTATTAGTGCTACCGTTGCAGGCAGTTTATATCCATAATATACGTCAGCCGAGGCATTCTATACTGCGCAACTACCCAATTATAGGTTATTTGCGCTACTTTTTTGAGAGTATTCGCCCGGAGATCCGCCAGTATTTCTTTGAGTCGGACCTGGATGGTAAGCCTTTTAGCCGCCGCACGCGATCTATAGTTTACCAGCGCGCTAAGAACGTACGGCAAACGGTGCCATTTGGTATGCAGGCCAACAGCCAGGAAAATGGTTTCGAGTGGATTGCACATACCATGTTTCCGGCCCATGTAACGGAAGAAGACCTGCGTGTAACAGTGGGTGGCAGCCGTTGTACGCAGCCTTATAGCGCCAGCATCTATAATATATCGGCCATGAGCTACGGCTCGCTGAGTAAAACAGCGGTAACGGCTTTAAGTGGAGGAGCTAAACTGGGCAGGTTTGCGCATAACACCGGTGAAGGGGGCGTGAGTCCGTTCCACATAGAAGGTGGTGGCGACCTGATCTGGCAGATAGGTACGGGCTACTTTGGATGCCGCGATAGCCATGGTAACTTCTCAGAGAAACTATACGAGGAGCAGGTTGCCCATCCAAACATTAAAATGGTGGAAATAAAGCTGTCGCAGGGTGCAAAACCAGGCCATGGGGGTATTTTGCCAGCTGCTAAAAACACGCCGGAGATCGCTGCGATCCGTAAAGTGGTGCCACATACTACCGTTGCTTCACCACCGGCGCACTCTGCTTTCCAGGACCAGTTCACCATGTTGCTTTTCATCGAGAAGCTTCGTGTTCTGTCGCAAGGCAAGCCGATCGGTATCAAGCTTTGTATCGGTAACAAACTGGAGTTTGAGCGCCTTTGCCAGGAAATGATGCATAACCAGATTTTCCCTGACTTTATTACGATAGATGGAGCAGAAGGTGGAACCGGTGCAGCGCCGCTAGAGTTTACAGATAGTTTAGGTATGCCGCTCTACGATGCCCTTTCGTTTGTGCAGGAGATGCTGGTAAAATATAAGCTCAGAAAAGAAGTTCGCGTGATTGCAGCCGGAAAGATCATAACTGGCGTAGATATAATAAAGGCGATCTCGTTGGGTGCGGATATTTGCTACAGTGCCCGCGGAATGATGTTTGCACTGGGCTGTATACAGGCGCTTCAGTGCGACTCAGGTCGTTGCCCGGTAGGTATTGCTACGCAGGACGAAAACCTTTATAAGGGTCTGGATGTTGCTGATAAGAGAGTGCGTGTAGCAAATTTCCATGGCAATACTATAAAATCAACCATAGAAGTGATGGAAGCCTGCGGGTTTGGCAGCATAGACAGTATTACGCCGGACAAGATTTTCAGAAGAGTGGAATCTGGCAGAACGCTGAGCTTTGAAGATATTTACTTTAAGCCGACAGAACCAGGATCAATACTCACGAAAGAGCATCAACTCATATTAAACTAG